ACTGGATATTGTTTCCCGGTAAATTCACAGGATTCACAACCCCTGCCTCTGCATTTTCTACAGGGCCATCTTGTCTGAGGAATACCTCTGATAAGTTTGCGATACCTTCCGTAAATATATAGTGACCTTACCTGCAGTTTGACATTGTTTTCTGCTATATCCAGCATAACGACAACATCAGGATATTCAAAATTCACCTCTTTGCCTGTTTTCTGTGATATGATTTTACCGATCTCTCTGTTAAGTTCTGATTTAAGTGGTTCTGCATATAATGTTCCTGATTCGGTCCAGAGTATCTCTTCGTTTTCACTCAAAAGACCACTGATAATCGTACCAACCAGAAAAGTTGAATATTCATATTTGGAAAGTTTTGACAGTGCCATTTCAGCCCAAGTATCCAGTTCTTTAAAAAGGCCATTGCATACCCAGCATGTATTTCCTTCAGTGCTACTCAAAAAAGAACTGTCCATTCCTTCTTTTGAAAGTCTGTCAGCTTCCATTGTAATAGATAATTTCAATGCCCTCCCACGTTCATCATTTGTCAGGCCCGTGGACAATTTACCAAATTGCCTTCCAAGACAGTGATCGCAGATAGGACCTTCTGCGATTATTTTCTTAGAAATCTCAAGTATATTCATTTTATCACTCAGTCATCCTGTATATTATTGATACCAGTTTATCAGAAAAGGGAAAATGGTCTCCACACACTTAAGCTTAGCCAATAGACCGGCATGAAGTCTGAACCATTACTTTAGCTGATCAGTTAAAGGAATTATTTATCAACTACCAACCGGTCCAGTTCATTGTTTATAAGGGTTATGCAATGATCCGTATGCAATGAAAGAGGACCTAATGAAATTACATAAGGTTCATAGCCAGAAATCAATTTTTCCTCATCTTCATTAACACCCATATCATCACCAAAAATAAAGATTCCATCATCCATAAGATGAGCAGACGCCCTTATATCTATCTCATCCTCTTTCAAATAAAAAATATTGCGTCCTGTATCCCTGAACTCTTCCATAAGCATCTCAAGATTTCCTTTTCTAATCCATACACCAGGTGTTGATTGGACCTGGATATCACTTATATTTTTCTGAAGAGACTTTTTTATCAATGATCCACTACTTCGTTCATCTGGATTCAGATATTTTAAGGAGCTGCCCTCAAACCGAACAATAATTCCAGGATCCGGATCTCCAAGCAGAAGCAGGTGTACCCGTACATCCCTTCTCATATCATGAGAGAGGAACAAAGCAGAATTTATACATCTGCATAGCACATCCATCCTTCCTCCTGATCCGGGCAGATCATTCAATGAAAAATCCGGAGATGTAACAGCCCTGTGCCCAATAATCACAAAATCGCGCATGGTTTATAATTATATAAATGATATATTAACCTTTTGTATTGTTAGATAAATGTTAAATATTCCGGGAGGAAATAAGTAAATATGGGCATAAAAAATCTTGAAGAATTTGCCAGGAAATATGGTCAGGACTATGAACTATTTTACGACTATTTAATTATGAATGGTTTGAGTCGTAACTCAATACAATCAAAAATGTTAGCTTTTAAAATATTAAAATCAATTACAGCAGGAATTGATCTTTCAAATCTTACTGAAAAAGATATTTTAAAAATCAGAACAAATATAGTTAAAAGATATCCTCAAGAACAAACACAGGCAATGCTTCAGATTGTACTCAGGCAGTGGTTGGACTGTTCAGAACAG
Above is a genomic segment from Methanosalsum zhilinae DSM 4017 containing:
- a CDS encoding tRNA pseudouridine(54/55) synthase Pus10 yields the protein MNILEISKKIIAEGPICDHCLGRQFGKLSTGLTNDERGRALKLSITMEADRLSKEGMDSSFLSSTEGNTCWVCNGLFKELDTWAEMALSKLSKYEYSTFLVGTIISGLLSENEEILWTESGTLYAEPLKSELNREIGKIISQKTGKEVNFEYPDVVVMLDIAENNVKLQVRSLYIYGRYRKLIRGIPQTRWPCRKCRGRGCESCEFTGKQYPVSVDELIREHVIEATRCAETKFHGAGREDIDALMLGNGRPFVVEAVDPVFRETDLRLLENKINEKSGGKIEVEGLKFASKEVIESLKSSKADKVYNLKVTFKEPVSEKNLIYAVEHLAGSDIKQQTPLRVVHRRADIVRERHVHEMELEEINEDYAIIRVHCAGGLYVKELISSDDGRTVPSLSGILGVQAEVAELDVVDVKI
- the trmY gene encoding tRNA (pseudouridine(54)-N(1))-methyltransferase TrmY; amino-acid sequence: MRDFVIIGHRAVTSPDFSLNDLPGSGGRMDVLCRCINSALFLSHDMRRDVRVHLLLLGDPDPGIIVRFEGSSLKYLNPDERSSGSLIKKSLQKNISDIQVQSTPGVWIRKGNLEMLMEEFRDTGRNIFYLKEDEIDIRASAHLMDDGIFIFGDDMGVNEDEEKLISGYEPYVISLGPLSLHTDHCITLINNELDRLVVDK